A section of the Sander vitreus isolate 19-12246 chromosome 19, sanVit1, whole genome shotgun sequence genome encodes:
- the rbm14b gene encoding RNA-binding protein 14b isoform X2: MDKSHTVKLFVGNLALDTTQEELSAIFEPYGQVVSCSVLRQFAFVHLQGEGAAERAIRELNGREFRGRNLVVEESRGRPLHSTKVFVGNLSGMCTTEDLQQLFQTFGKVLECDKVKGYAFVHMENKEDALQAIEALHGTSFKGRPLSVELSKVQPSKQAPTGKIPCVNCGKQGHYAGECPVGKPSLEQYQSQAAVLAAAAAAAAGLPLQVQQSVHNSVYNTSTFDPTYAALTGITTGTRTDGNPVNPAVYGALASQVYGANVASQLYGTVANQAALTSGATQMYSSMTPNIYGQMAANAAAAYSPQVYTPTMANSHVYLTAAHGIEMQTAAAAVNPAYTVSPAIYGAAAPAYAHISAMGAADPTTAIFEAARQAHYFAQGQQVMADQQTVAAAAAAAAAKSGERDRSPLRRSVPLLPDPVMKPFMYQRAKPRRPLLPTPAGRAAEEAAEAAEDPMARYYAEYYQQLQQYPQFQYAYPPPSAVTGIPGMPGVSAVPTVSAMSAQSVAALEALRPVVPTAAAVAAAMAAPRVYEPPLPPPTRKEAILRRPELSLHTPEPPFR; this comes from the exons ATGGACAAGAGCCACACAGTGAAGCTCTTCGTGGGCAACCTGGCGTTGGACACCACCcaggaggagctgtcggccatCTTTGAACCCTACGGCCAGGTGGTTAGCTGCAGTGTGCTGCGACAGTTTGCCTTCGTCCACCTGCAGGGTGAGGGTGCGGCGGAGCGAGCCATCCGGGAGCTCAATGGACGGGAGTTTCGTGGACGGAATTTGGTGGTGGAGGAGTCGAGGGGTAGGCCGTTGCACTCCACCAAGGTGTTTGTGGGTAATCTGAGTGGGATGTGCACCACAGAGGACCTACAGCAGCTGTTCCAGACATTTGGAAAAGTTCTTGAGTGTGATAAAGTCAAAG GCTATGCCTTTGTCCACATGGAAAACAAGGAAGACGCGCTCCAGGCCATAGAGGCCCTGCATGGCACCTCGTTTAAGGGCCGCCCCCTGTCTGTAGAGCTGTCCAAGGTCCAGCCTAGCAAGCAAGCACCTACAGGAAAAATCCCCTGTGTTAACTGTGGAAAGCAGGGCCACTATGCTGGAGAATGCCCTGTGGGAAAGCCTTCTCTGGAGCAGTATCAGAGTCAGGCAGCGGTCCtggctgccgctgctgctgcagctgccgGCCTGCCACTACAGGTCCAACAAAGCGTGCACAATTCAGTCTACAACACCTCCACGTTTGATCCCACATATGCGGCTCTCACTGGGATCACCACAGGCACACGCACTGATGGAAACCCAGTGAATCCAGCTGTTTATGGTGCCCTTGCCAGCCAGGTGTATGGTGCTAATGTTGCCAGTCAGCTTTATGGAACGGTGGCCAATCAGGCAGCTCTGACATCAGGCGCCACCCAAATGTACAGCTCGATGACCCCCAACATATATGGCCAGATGGCTGcaaatgctgctgctgcctacTCACCTCAAGTTTATACCCCAACTATGGCCAACTCCCATGTCTATCTGACTGCAGCTCATGGAATAGAAAtgcagacagcagcagctgcagtcaACCCTGCTTACACTGTATCTCCAGCAATTTATGGTGCTGCCGCACCAGCCTACGCTCATATAAGCGCCATGGGAGCAGCGGACCCTACTACAGCCATCTTTGAGGCAGCCAGGCAGGCACATTACTTTGCCCAGGGCCAACAGGTTATGGCTGACCAGCAGACAGTGGctgccgcagcagcagcagctgcagcaaagTCTGGTGAGAGGGACCGTAGTCCCCTACGGAGGTCAGTACCTCTGCTTCCAGACCCAGTGATGAAGCCGTTCATGTACCAGAGAGCCAAGCCGCGCCGACCCCTGCTCCCTACACCAGCTGGCCGAGCGGCAGAAGAGGCTGCAGAGGCTGCAGAGGACCCCATGGCCAG GTACTATGCGGAGTACtaccagcagctgcagcagtacCCCCAGTTCCAGTATGCCTACCCACCACCGAGCGCAGTGACCGGCATCCCTGGCATGCCGGGAGTGTCAGCAGTCCCTACTGTTTCCGCGATGTCCGCCCAGTCCGTAGCTGCGCTGGAAGCCCTCAGGCCAGTGGTTCCCACCGCTGCGGCAGTGGCAGCTGCCATGGCTGCGCCAAGGGTGTATGAGCCGCCGTTGCCGCCGCCCACGCGCAAGGAGGCCATCCTCCGCCGCCCCGAACTCTCCCTTCACACGCCTGAGCCCCCCTTCCGATAG
- the rbm14b gene encoding RNA-binding protein 14b isoform X3: MDKSHTVKLFVGNLALDTTQEELSAIFEPYGQVVSCSVLRQFAFVHLQGEGAAERAIRELNGREFRGRNLVVEESRGRPLHSTKVFVGNLSGMCTTEDLQQLFQTFGKVLECDKVKGIPLPQAMPLSTWKTRKTRSRP, from the exons ATGGACAAGAGCCACACAGTGAAGCTCTTCGTGGGCAACCTGGCGTTGGACACCACCcaggaggagctgtcggccatCTTTGAACCCTACGGCCAGGTGGTTAGCTGCAGTGTGCTGCGACAGTTTGCCTTCGTCCACCTGCAGGGTGAGGGTGCGGCGGAGCGAGCCATCCGGGAGCTCAATGGACGGGAGTTTCGTGGACGGAATTTGGTGGTGGAGGAGTCGAGGGGTAGGCCGTTGCACTCCACCAAGGTGTTTGTGGGTAATCTGAGTGGGATGTGCACCACAGAGGACCTACAGCAGCTGTTCCAGACATTTGGAAAAGTTCTTGAGTGTGATAAAGTCAAAG GCATTCCTCTTCCGCAGGCTATGCCTTTGTCCACATGGAAAACAAGGAAGACGCGCTCCAGGCCATAG
- the rbm14b gene encoding RNA-binding protein 14b isoform X1 yields MDKSHTVKLFVGNLALDTTQEELSAIFEPYGQVVSCSVLRQFAFVHLQGEGAAERAIRELNGREFRGRNLVVEESRGRPLHSTKVFVGNLSGMCTTEDLQQLFQTFGKVLECDKVKARHSSSAGYAFVHMENKEDALQAIEALHGTSFKGRPLSVELSKVQPSKQAPTGKIPCVNCGKQGHYAGECPVGKPSLEQYQSQAAVLAAAAAAAAGLPLQVQQSVHNSVYNTSTFDPTYAALTGITTGTRTDGNPVNPAVYGALASQVYGANVASQLYGTVANQAALTSGATQMYSSMTPNIYGQMAANAAAAYSPQVYTPTMANSHVYLTAAHGIEMQTAAAAVNPAYTVSPAIYGAAAPAYAHISAMGAADPTTAIFEAARQAHYFAQGQQVMADQQTVAAAAAAAAAKSGERDRSPLRRSVPLLPDPVMKPFMYQRAKPRRPLLPTPAGRAAEEAAEAAEDPMARYYAEYYQQLQQYPQFQYAYPPPSAVTGIPGMPGVSAVPTVSAMSAQSVAALEALRPVVPTAAAVAAAMAAPRVYEPPLPPPTRKEAILRRPELSLHTPEPPFR; encoded by the exons ATGGACAAGAGCCACACAGTGAAGCTCTTCGTGGGCAACCTGGCGTTGGACACCACCcaggaggagctgtcggccatCTTTGAACCCTACGGCCAGGTGGTTAGCTGCAGTGTGCTGCGACAGTTTGCCTTCGTCCACCTGCAGGGTGAGGGTGCGGCGGAGCGAGCCATCCGGGAGCTCAATGGACGGGAGTTTCGTGGACGGAATTTGGTGGTGGAGGAGTCGAGGGGTAGGCCGTTGCACTCCACCAAGGTGTTTGTGGGTAATCTGAGTGGGATGTGCACCACAGAGGACCTACAGCAGCTGTTCCAGACATTTGGAAAAGTTCTTGAGTGTGATAAAGTCAAAG CCAGGCATTCCTCTTCCGCAGGCTATGCCTTTGTCCACATGGAAAACAAGGAAGACGCGCTCCAGGCCATAGAGGCCCTGCATGGCACCTCGTTTAAGGGCCGCCCCCTGTCTGTAGAGCTGTCCAAGGTCCAGCCTAGCAAGCAAGCACCTACAGGAAAAATCCCCTGTGTTAACTGTGGAAAGCAGGGCCACTATGCTGGAGAATGCCCTGTGGGAAAGCCTTCTCTGGAGCAGTATCAGAGTCAGGCAGCGGTCCtggctgccgctgctgctgcagctgccgGCCTGCCACTACAGGTCCAACAAAGCGTGCACAATTCAGTCTACAACACCTCCACGTTTGATCCCACATATGCGGCTCTCACTGGGATCACCACAGGCACACGCACTGATGGAAACCCAGTGAATCCAGCTGTTTATGGTGCCCTTGCCAGCCAGGTGTATGGTGCTAATGTTGCCAGTCAGCTTTATGGAACGGTGGCCAATCAGGCAGCTCTGACATCAGGCGCCACCCAAATGTACAGCTCGATGACCCCCAACATATATGGCCAGATGGCTGcaaatgctgctgctgcctacTCACCTCAAGTTTATACCCCAACTATGGCCAACTCCCATGTCTATCTGACTGCAGCTCATGGAATAGAAAtgcagacagcagcagctgcagtcaACCCTGCTTACACTGTATCTCCAGCAATTTATGGTGCTGCCGCACCAGCCTACGCTCATATAAGCGCCATGGGAGCAGCGGACCCTACTACAGCCATCTTTGAGGCAGCCAGGCAGGCACATTACTTTGCCCAGGGCCAACAGGTTATGGCTGACCAGCAGACAGTGGctgccgcagcagcagcagctgcagcaaagTCTGGTGAGAGGGACCGTAGTCCCCTACGGAGGTCAGTACCTCTGCTTCCAGACCCAGTGATGAAGCCGTTCATGTACCAGAGAGCCAAGCCGCGCCGACCCCTGCTCCCTACACCAGCTGGCCGAGCGGCAGAAGAGGCTGCAGAGGCTGCAGAGGACCCCATGGCCAG GTACTATGCGGAGTACtaccagcagctgcagcagtacCCCCAGTTCCAGTATGCCTACCCACCACCGAGCGCAGTGACCGGCATCCCTGGCATGCCGGGAGTGTCAGCAGTCCCTACTGTTTCCGCGATGTCCGCCCAGTCCGTAGCTGCGCTGGAAGCCCTCAGGCCAGTGGTTCCCACCGCTGCGGCAGTGGCAGCTGCCATGGCTGCGCCAAGGGTGTATGAGCCGCCGTTGCCGCCGCCCACGCGCAAGGAGGCCATCCTCCGCCGCCCCGAACTCTCCCTTCACACGCCTGAGCCCCCCTTCCGATAG